A region from the Gammaproteobacteria bacterium genome encodes:
- a CDS encoding arginyltransferase: MSQSLPLLFYVTPPEPCAYLPAREAVNVFADPRARLNSMLYGRLVDKGFRRSGSHLYRPQCPGCGACVPTRIPVAHFAPSRSQRRNRRHNEDLRVNILPQAYRSEHFALYRHYQRMRHTGGEMDNPTPQSYFGFLSCAWAETLFVEFRLDGALVGVAVCDRLQEGLSAVYTFFDPVQTQRGLGTHAILWQIEEARRRGLSYVYLGYWIAGNRKMSYKTRFRPIEGLVNGKWRMLSPG, from the coding sequence ATGTCGCAATCTCTGCCGCTGCTTTTTTACGTGACACCGCCGGAACCCTGCGCCTATCTGCCGGCGCGCGAAGCCGTGAATGTGTTTGCCGATCCGCGCGCCCGGCTGAACTCAATGCTTTACGGGCGGCTGGTGGACAAGGGCTTCCGGCGCAGCGGCTCGCACCTTTATCGACCGCAATGCCCCGGTTGCGGCGCGTGCGTCCCCACACGCATTCCGGTCGCGCACTTTGCACCCAGTCGCAGCCAGCGCCGCAACCGCCGCCACAATGAAGACTTGCGGGTGAACATACTGCCGCAGGCTTACCGGTCCGAACATTTCGCGCTCTATCGCCACTATCAGCGCATGCGGCATACCGGCGGCGAAATGGATAACCCTACGCCACAGTCCTATTTCGGTTTCTTGAGCTGCGCCTGGGCGGAAACGCTGTTCGTGGAGTTTCGTCTTGACGGCGCGCTGGTGGGCGTGGCGGTCTGCGACCGGCTGCAGGAGGGCTTGTCCGCCGTATACACGTTCTTCGATCCGGTGCAGACGCAACGGGGTCTGGGCACACACGCGATTCTATGGCAGATCGAGGAGGCGCGCCGCCGCGGGCTGTCGTACGTCTACCTTGGTTACTGGATCGCCGGCAACCGCAAGATGAGCTACAAGACGCGCTTTCGCCCGATCGAGGGCCTTGTCAACGGCAAGTGGCGCATGTTGAGTCCCGGCTGA
- a CDS encoding class II aldolase/adducin family protein gives MSIGEELVRHYRWLRRYGYNDSHSGNASAREGDTVWITPTGACADTLIIDELIACDIDAPGAPGASLDTPLHLEVYRRNPQARAVLHSHAPHSVALTLNGKDFVPVDFEGQLYFPKVPVVTIAYADYLRESPRRVAALLASHPVAIVRGHGVYACGASLNLAYKWMCSLEQSAKTAFIARQAGTLDEAVEALLTRSRQE, from the coding sequence ATGAGCATAGGCGAGGAACTGGTGCGTCATTACCGCTGGCTGCGGCGGTACGGTTACAACGATTCGCACAGCGGCAACGCGTCGGCGCGCGAAGGCGATACCGTATGGATAACCCCCACCGGCGCCTGCGCAGATACGCTCATCATCGATGAGCTGATCGCCTGCGATATCGACGCACCGGGCGCGCCGGGCGCGTCGCTGGATACGCCGCTGCATCTTGAAGTTTACCGGCGCAACCCGCAAGCGCGCGCCGTGCTGCACAGTCACGCGCCCCATAGCGTGGCGTTGACCTTGAACGGCAAGGACTTCGTGCCGGTCGATTTCGAAGGGCAGTTGTATTTTCCGAAGGTGCCCGTAGTCACGATTGCGTACGCGGATTACCTGCGCGAGTCGCCGCGGCGGGTCGCAGCACTTTTGGCATCGCACCCCGTCGCGATCGTGCGTGGACACGGCGTCTACGCTTGTGGCGCCAGCCTCAACCTCGCTTACAAATGGATGTGCTCGCTGGAACAGTCCGCCAAAACCGCGTTTATCGCCCGGCAGGCAGGTACCCTGGACGAAGCGGTCGAGGCGCTCCTGACCCGTTCCCGTCAGGAGTGA
- the groL gene encoding chaperonin GroEL (60 kDa chaperone family; promotes refolding of misfolded polypeptides especially under stressful conditions; forms two stacked rings of heptamers to form a barrel-shaped 14mer; ends can be capped by GroES; misfolded proteins enter the barrel where they are refolded when GroES binds) → MAAKEVRFSEDARHRMMTGINVLANAVKATLGPKGRNVVLDKSFGAPTVTKDGVSVAKEIELKDKFENMGAQMVKEVASKTSDVAGDGTTTATVLAQAIFREGMKSVSAGMNPMDLKRGIDKAVVAAVEEMKKLSKPCENSRAISQVGAISANADEAIGKIIADAMDKVGKEGVITVEDGTGLDNELEVVEGMEFDRGYLSPYFINTQQSQTAELEDPYILLYDKKISNIRELLPVLEGVAKSGKPLLIVAEDVEGEALATLVVNTIRGIVKVAAVKAPGFGDRRKAMLQDIAILTGGTVISEEVGLSLEKATLEDLGSAKKVSVGKENTTVIDGAGTSKEIKSRIGQIKAQIEETSSDYDKEKLQERMAKLSGGVAVIRVGAATEVEMKEKKARVEDALHATRAAVEEGVVPGGGVALLRVRANLRKLKGANEDQNVGIRIALRAMEEPLRQIVQNAGEEASVILAKVDAGEGNYGYNAATGEFGDMIKMGILDPTKVVRTALQNAASIAGLMVTTEAMVAELPKEDEPAASGHPGMGDMGDMGGMGGMGGMGGMGGMM, encoded by the coding sequence ATGGCAGCAAAAGAAGTACGTTTCAGCGAAGATGCCCGGCATCGCATGATGACCGGCATCAATGTCCTGGCCAATGCCGTCAAGGCCACCCTGGGTCCCAAGGGCCGTAACGTGGTGCTCGACAAATCCTTCGGCGCACCGACGGTGACCAAGGATGGCGTGTCAGTGGCCAAGGAGATCGAGCTCAAAGACAAGTTCGAAAACATGGGCGCGCAGATGGTGAAAGAAGTCGCGAGCAAGACTTCTGACGTGGCCGGCGACGGCACCACCACCGCGACCGTGCTGGCGCAGGCGATCTTCCGCGAAGGCATGAAGTCCGTGTCCGCCGGCATGAACCCGATGGACCTGAAGCGCGGTATCGACAAAGCGGTAGTCGCCGCGGTCGAAGAAATGAAAAAGCTCTCCAAGCCCTGCGAAAACAGCAGGGCGATCAGCCAGGTGGGCGCGATTTCCGCCAACGCCGACGAGGCGATCGGCAAGATCATCGCCGATGCGATGGACAAGGTCGGCAAGGAAGGCGTGATTACGGTCGAAGACGGCACGGGTCTCGACAATGAGCTGGAAGTTGTGGAAGGCATGGAGTTCGATCGCGGCTATCTGTCGCCGTACTTCATCAACACGCAGCAAAGCCAGACCGCCGAACTGGAAGACCCTTACATTCTGCTCTACGACAAGAAGATATCTAACATCCGCGAACTGCTGCCGGTGCTGGAAGGCGTGGCCAAATCCGGCAAGCCGCTGCTGATCGTGGCCGAGGACGTGGAAGGCGAGGCGCTGGCGACCCTGGTGGTCAACACTATTCGCGGCATCGTGAAAGTCGCCGCCGTCAAGGCGCCGGGCTTCGGCGATCGCCGCAAGGCCATGCTGCAGGACATCGCCATTCTCACAGGCGGCACGGTCATTTCCGAGGAGGTGGGTCTGTCGCTGGAGAAAGCGACCCTCGAAGATCTTGGTTCCGCGAAAAAAGTGTCGGTAGGCAAGGAAAACACGACCGTCATCGACGGCGCCGGTACCAGCAAGGAGATCAAGTCGCGCATCGGGCAGATCAAGGCGCAGATCGAGGAGACCAGTTCGGATTACGACAAGGAAAAATTGCAGGAACGCATGGCAAAACTGTCTGGCGGCGTCGCGGTCATCCGCGTGGGTGCGGCGACCGAGGTCGAGATGAAGGAGAAGAAGGCCAGAGTCGAAGACGCACTGCACGCCACGCGTGCGGCGGTCGAGGAAGGCGTGGTGCCGGGCGGCGGCGTGGCGCTACTGCGGGTGCGGGCCAATCTCAGGAAGCTAAAAGGCGCCAACGAAGATCAGAACGTCGGCATCCGCATCGCACTAAGAGCCATGGAAGAACCGCTGCGCCAGATCGTGCAGAATGCGGGCGAGGAAGCCTCGGTCATTCTCGCCAAGGTCGATGCCGGCGAAGGCAACTACGGCTACAACGCCGCGACCGGCGAGTTCGGCGACATGATCAAGATGGGCATTCTGGACCCGACCAAGGTCGTGCGCACAGCGTTGCAGAACGCGGCCTCGATCGCGGGGCTGATGGTTACGACCGAAGCTATGGTGGCGGAACTGCCCAAGGAAGACGAGCCTGCCGCCAGTGGACATCCTGGCATGGGCGACATGGGCGACATGGGCGGCATGGGTGGCATGGGTGGTATGGGTGGTATGGGCGGAATGATGTAG
- the ampD gene encoding 1,6-anhydro-N-acetylmuramyl-L-alanine amidase AmpD — protein sequence MRVNPGIGLVDLARYVASPNADDRPPGTIAELIVVHGISLPPGQFGGPWIDALFTNRLAPDAHPYFAGICHLRVSAHALIRRDGEVIQYVPFHRRAWHAGESNHCGRGRCNDFSIGVEMEGTDDLEYEALQYTRLATLVHALVEAYPALSTDRVVGHADIAPGRKTDPGAVFDWPRLRRLLGEHRARFPSGDSTDG from the coding sequence ATGCGTGTGAATCCTGGCATCGGTTTGGTGGATTTAGCGCGATACGTGGCCTCGCCGAATGCCGATGATCGCCCACCGGGCACAATCGCGGAGTTGATCGTGGTGCATGGCATCAGCCTGCCGCCCGGCCAATTTGGCGGTCCGTGGATCGACGCGCTGTTTACCAACCGGCTGGCGCCCGATGCGCATCCGTACTTCGCCGGGATATGTCACTTGAGGGTGTCCGCGCATGCGTTGATCCGCCGCGACGGCGAGGTCATACAATATGTGCCTTTCCATCGCCGCGCCTGGCATGCCGGGGAATCCAATCATTGCGGACGCGGGCGCTGCAACGATTTTTCCATCGGCGTTGAAATGGAAGGCACGGACGATCTGGAGTACGAAGCCTTGCAATACACGCGGCTCGCGACGCTTGTCCATGCGCTGGTCGAGGCCTATCCGGCGTTATCGACGGACCGTGTGGTGGGGCACGCGGACATCGCGCCGGGCCGCAAGACAGATCCGGGCGCGGTGTTCGACTGGCCGCGTTTGCGCCGCCTGCTCGGCGAACATCGGGCGCGTTTTCCGTCGGGTGATTCAACCGATGGCTGA
- a CDS encoding FxsA family protein, which yields MRPFPLIAAALIGVPLLEIYLFIKVGGVIGAFPTVVLTVLTAVIGAMLVRAQGTAALRRAQASLRRDEMPARELLEAAALLVGGVLLVIPGFFSDAIGFLILWPTSRAFLLSRLLPRMRIVAVHNVNRPASRVSGPAERAGRVIEGEYERKPDD from the coding sequence ATGCGACCATTCCCATTAATAGCCGCGGCGCTGATCGGCGTGCCGCTGCTGGAAATTTATCTTTTCATCAAAGTCGGCGGCGTCATCGGCGCATTCCCGACGGTCGTGCTCACCGTGCTGACCGCAGTCATCGGAGCGATGCTGGTACGCGCGCAAGGCACTGCGGCGCTGCGGCGCGCGCAGGCGAGTCTGCGGCGCGACGAGATGCCGGCGCGCGAATTGCTCGAAGCCGCCGCGCTGCTGGTGGGCGGCGTGTTGCTGGTGATTCCCGGCTTTTTTTCCGATGCGATTGGATTCTTGATCCTGTGGCCGACCAGCCGCGCGTTCCTGCTTAGCCGCCTGTTGCCGCGCATGCGGATCGTCGCCGTACATAATGTAAACCGGCCGGCGAGCAGGGTAAGCGGGCCGGCGGAGAGAGCCGGGCGCGTAATCGAGGGTGAATACGAACGCAAACCTGACGACTAG
- a CDS encoding inositol-phosphate phosphatase gives MSPFARTAIMAARAAQAVIERYYRGNFEVKLKADQSPVTVADVEAEEIIKGLITEAFPEHGFYGEETGRTRPDAEYVWLIDPIDGTKSFVRGVPFFSTQIALMHQDRLLLGVSNAPVAGELVWAERGAGAYLNDQPIRVSDISDIARSTLSFGNIKTLAAAPQWTQLAELIARVNRTRGYGDYLHYHMLAVGQLDIVIESDVNILDIAALSIIVEEAGGRFTDLTGKPPGLATTTVLAASTPALHEQVRVMLK, from the coding sequence ATGAGTCCGTTCGCGCGCACGGCCATCATGGCCGCCAGGGCCGCGCAGGCCGTGATCGAACGCTACTATCGCGGCAACTTCGAAGTTAAGTTAAAGGCGGATCAGAGCCCGGTGACGGTCGCCGATGTCGAGGCCGAGGAAATCATCAAAGGCCTGATTACGGAAGCTTTTCCCGAGCACGGTTTTTACGGTGAAGAAACCGGTCGCACGCGTCCCGATGCGGAGTACGTGTGGCTGATCGACCCCATCGATGGCACCAAGAGTTTTGTGCGCGGGGTTCCGTTTTTCTCCACCCAGATTGCCCTGATGCACCAGGATCGCCTGCTGCTGGGCGTCTCCAACGCGCCCGTCGCGGGTGAACTGGTGTGGGCCGAGCGTGGCGCCGGCGCTTATCTGAACGATCAGCCGATCCGGGTCAGCGACATCAGCGATATAGCCCGTTCCACCTTAAGTTTCGGCAACATCAAAACGCTGGCCGCCGCGCCGCAATGGACGCAACTTGCCGAACTCATTGCGCGGGTCAACCGCACACGGGGCTATGGGGACTATCTTCATTACCACATGCTGGCAGTGGGGCAACTCGATATCGTGATCGAATCGGACGTGAATATTCTGGATATCGCCGCCTTGTCGATTATCGTCGAGGAAGCGGGCGGACGTTTTACCGATCTCACCGGCAAGCCGCCCGGACTTGCCACAACCACCGTACTGGCCGCCAGCACACCCGCGCTGCATGAGCAGGTCAGGGTGATGCTGAAGTGA
- a CDS encoding rubredoxin: MCTVCGFIYDEAQGWPDDGIKAGTRWKDVPETWMCPECGATKDDFEMEEI, encoded by the coding sequence ATGTGTACGGTGTGCGGATTTATCTATGACGAGGCGCAAGGCTGGCCGGATGACGGCATAAAGGCGGGTACGCGCTGGAAGGATGTCCCGGAGACCTGGATGTGCCCGGAATGCGGCGCCACCAAGGACGATTTTGAGATGGAGGAGATTTAA
- the groES gene encoding co-chaperone GroES: protein MSIRPLHDRVIIKRMEEERTSPGGIVIPDSAAEKPIKGEVRAVGNGKILDSGEKRALDVSAGDKVLFGKYSGTEVKVDGEDLLVMREDDIMAVIDA, encoded by the coding sequence ATGAGTATCCGTCCTCTTCACGATCGGGTCATTATCAAACGTATGGAAGAAGAAAGAACCAGCCCCGGCGGGATCGTAATTCCCGACAGCGCCGCTGAGAAGCCCATCAAGGGCGAAGTTAGAGCCGTCGGCAACGGCAAAATTCTGGACAGTGGCGAGAAACGCGCCCTGGATGTGAGTGCCGGCGACAAGGTTCTGTTCGGCAAATATTCCGGTACCGAGGTCAAAGTGGATGGCGAAGACCTGCTGGTAATGCGCGAAGACGACATCATGGCGGTCATCGACGCCTGA
- a CDS encoding carbohydrate kinase family protein has translation MSALICGSLAFDTIMVFPDRFKNHILPDQVHILNVSFLVPEMRREYGGCAGNIAYNLKLLGGDGKPMGTVGRDFDVYRDWMDECGIDAAHITQIDDAYTAQAYITTDMDDNQITAFHPGAMNYSHVNQVPTDAGIILGIVAPDGRDGMVQHASQFADADIPFIFDPGQGLPMYDGEDLLRFVEQASWVALNAYESRLMQERTGLSLAQLAERVKAVIVTRGGEGSYVYTQGREIEIPAAKAKATKDPTGCGDAYRAGLLYGLMNEFDWETTGRVAALAGAIKIEQYGTQNHRFTADEFKTRYKQTFGHDFA, from the coding sequence ATGTCAGCATTAATCTGCGGCTCGCTTGCGTTCGACACCATTATGGTGTTTCCAGATCGGTTCAAGAATCATATTCTGCCGGATCAGGTGCATATTCTTAACGTCTCCTTTCTGGTGCCGGAGATGCGCCGCGAGTACGGCGGGTGCGCGGGCAACATTGCCTATAACCTCAAATTGCTGGGCGGCGACGGCAAACCCATGGGCACGGTTGGTCGCGATTTCGATGTATATCGCGACTGGATGGATGAATGCGGAATCGACGCTGCGCATATCACGCAGATCGACGACGCTTATACCGCGCAGGCCTACATCACCACGGATATGGACGACAATCAGATCACGGCGTTTCACCCCGGCGCCATGAACTACTCGCATGTGAACCAGGTGCCGACGGACGCGGGCATCATCCTCGGCATCGTGGCGCCGGACGGGCGCGACGGCATGGTGCAGCACGCGAGCCAGTTCGCTGATGCGGATATTCCGTTCATCTTCGATCCGGGCCAGGGCCTGCCGATGTATGACGGCGAGGATTTGCTGCGTTTCGTCGAGCAGGCAAGCTGGGTGGCGCTCAATGCCTACGAATCACGGCTGATGCAGGAACGCACCGGCCTGTCACTCGCGCAACTGGCAGAGCGCGTGAAAGCCGTCATCGTCACGCGCGGCGGCGAGGGCTCTTACGTCTACACGCAAGGCCGGGAGATAGAAATCCCCGCGGCCAAGGCAAAGGCGACCAAAGACCCTACCGGTTGCGGCGACGCCTATCGCGCGGGTCTGCTGTACGGCCTGATGAACGAGTTCGACTGGGAGACCACAGGGCGAGTAGCGGCGCTGGCGGGTGCGATAAAGATTGAGCAATACGGCACGCAGAACCATCGCTTCACGGCGGATGAATTCAAGACGCGGTATAAGCAGACATTCGGGCATGACTTTGCATGA